A stretch of [Clostridium] scindens DNA encodes these proteins:
- a CDS encoding type II toxin-antitoxin system RelE/ParE family toxin, protein MMKLRINPLVVADLKAIKDYTAEDNAEAARKTVDEIYKSFENLQQFPTMGADLSKLVSFKTDYKYLVHGNYITLHLIKKDYVEIYRVIDRYQEIPSILFR, encoded by the coding sequence TTGATGAAATTAAGGATTAACCCTCTCGTAGTAGCCGATCTGAAAGCAATTAAGGATTATACTGCAGAGGATAATGCAGAAGCAGCCAGAAAGACAGTAGACGAGATTTACAAGAGTTTTGAGAACTTACAGCAGTTTCCTACTATGGGAGCAGATTTGTCAAAACTAGTGAGTTTCAAGACAGATTATAAGTATCTTGTTCATGGGAATTATATTACGCTGCATCTTATCAAAAAGGATTACGTAGAGATATATCGTGTGATTGACAGATATCAAGAAATACCGAGCATTTTATTTAGATAG
- a CDS encoding MerR family transcriptional regulator yields MKTISQVAELTGISIRALQYYDEIGLLKPSELTPSGYRLYDDDALQKLQQILFFKELGFRLKEIREILQKPDFDKIAAFKKQKELLLLKRNRTDRLIQLLSRLEKGEQCMSFKEFDLSDYIDALENFKSRNTDDIIKHWGSIENFDLFIQKVKEDESEVAKLAIKHFGSIENYTEAMRYNLEHFSEIAETQLTEDVKEIGQQSDRLYAKLTADLTADVSSPEIQSIVQEIFQFIQKNSSGVSLSKPYLNVLINAYSSEYVRNIADAKYGEGASDYIVKAFRYYEEFS; encoded by the coding sequence ATGAAAACCATAAGCCAAGTTGCGGAATTAACAGGTATCAGCATACGTGCTTTACAATATTATGATGAAATCGGGCTGCTAAAGCCAAGTGAATTAACCCCTTCGGGCTATCGCTTATACGATGATGACGCTTTACAGAAACTCCAGCAGATTCTATTTTTCAAAGAATTAGGCTTTCGCTTAAAGGAGATTCGCGAAATATTGCAAAAACCGGATTTTGACAAAATAGCCGCGTTCAAGAAGCAAAAGGAACTGCTACTTCTAAAACGCAATCGCACGGACCGGCTGATCCAGCTTCTTAGCCGCTTAGAGAAAGGGGAACAATGCATGAGTTTTAAAGAATTTGATTTGTCTGATTACATCGACGCATTGGAGAATTTTAAAAGCCGTAATACAGATGATATTATCAAACACTGGGGAAGCATTGAAAACTTTGATCTGTTTATCCAGAAAGTCAAAGAGGATGAGTCCGAGGTTGCTAAGCTTGCCATCAAGCACTTTGGAAGTATAGAGAACTATACCGAAGCCATGAGATATAATCTGGAACACTTCTCTGAAATTGCGGAAACCCAATTAACAGAGGATGTTAAAGAAATCGGCCAACAGTCTGATAGACTGTATGCGAAACTCACTGCTGATTTGACGGCAGATGTTTCTTCCCCGGAAATACAGTCTATTGTTCAGGAGATATTCCAGTTTATTCAGAAGAATAGTAGCGGCGTCTCTCTTAGCAAGCCCTATTTGAATGTACTTATCAACGCCTATTCCAGCGAATATGTAAGAAACATAGCAGATGCTAAATATGGGGAAGGGGCCTCTGATTATATTGTGAAGGCGTTCCGCTATTACGAGGAGTTTTCTTAA